A region of uncultured Carboxylicivirga sp. DNA encodes the following proteins:
- the nspC gene encoding carboxynorspermidine decarboxylase, translating to MAIDYKQVSSPCYVLDETRLRKNLELIKTVQDKAGIEIIMAFKACAMWSAFPIINEYIPRAAASSIHEARLAFEEMSTKAHTYSPAFIQKDFAEILKYSSHITFNSITQFEMHKDALAAHSEPISAGLRINPEFSDVETDLYNPCAPGTRLGVAASNLPAELPSEIEGLHFHSLCESSSYDLEKTLHAIENKFALYLQKAKWINMGGGHLMTRKDYDTEHLINILKAFKDKWNVKIILEPGSAFMWQTGDLVASVVDIVLDHGIRTAILDISFTAHMPDCLEMPYKPRITGAYHEPQKDKPTYRLGGNSCLAGDFMGLWSFDEELKAGDQLIFEDMIHYTMVKTTMFNGVPHPAIGIWNDTKGLNIVREFSYEDYKGRMG from the coding sequence ATGGCTATTGACTACAAGCAAGTATCTTCTCCCTGTTACGTTTTGGATGAAACACGTTTAAGAAAGAATCTTGAACTAATAAAAACAGTTCAGGACAAAGCCGGGATAGAAATAATAATGGCTTTTAAAGCCTGTGCCATGTGGAGTGCATTCCCCATCATTAACGAATATATTCCCAGGGCTGCTGCCAGCTCCATTCATGAGGCTCGTTTGGCCTTTGAAGAAATGAGCACCAAAGCTCATACTTATTCTCCGGCTTTTATTCAGAAGGATTTTGCTGAAATTTTAAAATACAGCAGCCATATTACTTTTAATTCTATCACTCAATTTGAAATGCATAAAGATGCGCTTGCTGCACACTCAGAACCAATTTCTGCAGGCTTACGCATCAATCCTGAATTCAGTGACGTTGAAACAGACCTGTACAATCCATGTGCACCGGGAACACGTTTAGGTGTTGCAGCCAGCAATCTTCCTGCTGAACTTCCATCTGAAATTGAAGGCCTGCATTTTCATTCGTTATGCGAATCATCTTCTTATGATCTGGAAAAAACGCTGCATGCAATTGAAAATAAATTTGCTTTATACTTGCAAAAGGCCAAATGGATTAATATGGGTGGTGGTCATTTAATGACTCGCAAAGACTACGACACTGAACACCTGATTAACATACTGAAAGCATTTAAAGACAAATGGAATGTAAAGATCATTCTCGAACCGGGAAGTGCTTTTATGTGGCAAACCGGTGATCTTGTTGCATCTGTTGTTGACATTGTTTTGGATCACGGAATAAGAACTGCTATTCTGGATATTTCATTTACAGCACACATGCCCGACTGTCTTGAAATGCCATACAAACCTAGAATAACAGGTGCTTATCATGAGCCTCAAAAAGATAAACCAACTTATCGATTAGGTGGAAACAGTTGCCTTGCAGGTGATTTTATGGGCCTTTGGTCGTTCGATGAGGAATTAAAAGCAGGCGATCAGCTAATTTTCGAAGATATGATCCACTATACTATGGTAAAAACAACCATGTTTAATGGCGTACCTCATCCGGCAATTGGTATATGGAATGATACTAAAGGGCTGAATATTGTTCGCGAATTCAGTTATGAAGATTATAAAGGTAGAATGGGCTGA
- a CDS encoding SRPBCC domain-containing protein, translated as MPKDFKTRVKIKAELEDVFAAFTNPFTIELWSGYPAVMSTVPGSEFSLWEGDIAGHIIEVEDQQRIVQEWYFGPQEEQSIVTIKLFPQGGNKVQVDVFHTNIPDEAFDEIVEGWNEYYLGPIKEFLEIE; from the coding sequence ATGCCTAAAGATTTTAAAACACGTGTTAAGATAAAAGCTGAGTTGGAAGATGTATTTGCTGCTTTCACCAATCCTTTTACCATTGAGTTATGGAGTGGTTACCCTGCAGTTATGAGTACTGTTCCTGGATCGGAGTTTTCACTTTGGGAAGGTGATATTGCCGGCCATATTATTGAGGTTGAAGATCAGCAGCGAATTGTTCAGGAGTGGTATTTCGGTCCGCAGGAAGAGCAATCGATTGTTACCATAAAGCTTTTCCCGCAGGGAGGAAATAAAGTGCAGGTAGATGTTTTTCATACCAACATTCCCGACGAAGCCTTTGACGAAATAGTGGAAGGGTGGAATGAGTATTATCTTGGGCCAATAAAAGAATTTTTAGAGATAGAATAG
- the asnB gene encoding asparagine synthase B → MCGFAVYTGSDMMDKLKFAREFKKIQYRGPDNSITRDFDDDGWMGFHRLSIMDVSAAGNQPLVYKHINLVCNGEVYNYNELKATYETSFEFKSSSDCEVIIPLFLEKGIEETAKALDAEYVFVIYDSVAKKYFAARDPIGIRPLFYGYSKDGNIMFASEMKSLIELCDDVKPFPPGHYYDGESIKQYRDISKVEAFVDHDLEEIYKNINEKLTVGIEKRLHADVPVGFLLSGGLDSSIVCAVGAKMLNKPIRTFAVGIEDDPIDTKYARQVADYLGADHTEVLFKRQDIFDSLSHLIYCIETYDITTIRASMGMYMVTKYVAENTDIKVLMTGEISDEIFGYKYTDYAPSPEAFQEEAEKRIKEIYMYDVLRADRSISCNGLEARVPFGDLDFVEYVMSIDPKKKMNFTGVGKYILRKAFEGDYLPHDILYREKAAFSDAVGHSCVDYLKAYAEEMYSDEDLQKAQFKYKHATPISKESLMYREIFESHFPGRSETVVDFWMPNKTWENCDVNDPSARVLPNYGKSGS, encoded by the coding sequence ATGTGTGGATTTGCAGTGTATACAGGAAGTGACATGATGGACAAACTTAAGTTTGCCAGAGAGTTTAAAAAGATCCAGTACCGTGGACCAGATAATTCAATTACCAGAGATTTTGATGATGATGGATGGATGGGATTCCATCGTTTAAGCATCATGGATGTTTCAGCAGCCGGTAATCAACCGCTAGTTTATAAGCACATTAATTTGGTATGTAATGGAGAAGTATACAATTATAATGAGCTTAAAGCAACATACGAAACATCTTTCGAATTCAAGTCAAGCAGCGATTGCGAGGTAATTATTCCATTATTTCTGGAAAAAGGAATTGAAGAAACTGCTAAGGCCCTGGATGCAGAGTACGTATTTGTTATTTATGATTCAGTAGCTAAAAAATATTTCGCAGCACGTGATCCTATCGGAATCCGTCCTTTGTTTTATGGATATTCAAAAGATGGTAACATCATGTTTGCCAGCGAAATGAAAAGTTTGATAGAATTGTGTGATGATGTAAAGCCATTCCCTCCGGGACACTACTACGATGGTGAGAGCATCAAACAATATCGCGACATTTCAAAAGTTGAAGCTTTTGTTGATCATGATTTAGAAGAGATCTACAAAAACATCAACGAAAAACTTACAGTAGGTATCGAAAAAAGACTTCATGCCGATGTACCGGTTGGATTCTTATTAAGCGGTGGTTTGGATTCAAGTATTGTATGTGCCGTGGGTGCTAAAATGCTTAATAAACCAATCAGAACATTTGCCGTGGGTATTGAAGATGATCCTATTGATACAAAATATGCACGTCAGGTTGCAGATTACCTGGGAGCAGATCATACAGAAGTTTTATTTAAACGCCAGGATATTTTTGACTCATTAAGTCACCTTATCTATTGCATCGAAACATACGATATCACCACAATTCGTGCATCGATGGGTATGTATATGGTAACGAAATATGTAGCTGAAAACACCGATATAAAAGTATTGATGACTGGTGAAATCAGTGATGAAATTTTCGGATATAAATACACCGATTATGCTCCATCACCTGAAGCTTTCCAGGAAGAAGCAGAAAAAAGAATCAAGGAAATATACATGTATGATGTACTGAGAGCTGACAGAAGCATATCATGTAATGGTTTGGAAGCTCGTGTTCCTTTCGGTGATCTTGACTTTGTTGAATATGTAATGAGTATCGACCCTAAAAAGAAAATGAATTTTACTGGTGTTGGAAAATACATATTGCGTAAAGCTTTTGAAGGTGATTATTTACCACATGATATTTTATATCGCGAAAAGGCTGCCTTCTCTGATGCAGTTGGACATAGCTGTGTTGACTATTTGAAGGCTTATGCCGAAGAAATGTATTCTGATGAAGATTTGCAGAAAGCACAATTCAAATACAAGCATGCAACACCAATCTCAAAAGAATCATTAATGTATCGCGAGATATTTGAATCTCATTTCCCTGGAAGAAGCGAAACTGTTGTGGATTTCTGGATGCCAAACAAGACATGGGAAAATTGCGATGTTAACGATCCTAGTGCACGTGTATTACCTAACTACGGTAAGAGCGGCAGCTAA
- the hemF gene encoding oxygen-dependent coproporphyrinogen oxidase, translated as MTDAKYLSEQFEKLQQHICQVLNVADGKALFEMNSWQKDIGYGISGVMQGGKYIEKAAVNFSKVSGSYTKQMASLLGEDANHYTATGVSSILHPVNVHVPIIHMNVRYFELDNGISWFGGGIDLTPHYIIKEDAKWFHQELKQVCDNAHPDFYSKFKPWADDYFFLSHRNETRGVGGIFFDRIKPGENLNINELLTFCLNLGKLYPEVYSELIKRHGDKSVTEQERKWQLLRRGRYVEFNLVHDRGTKFGLVSGGNTEAILLSMPPDASWEYMHMPEEGSKEAETQALLKKDIDWINQ; from the coding sequence ATGACAGACGCTAAATATTTATCAGAACAATTCGAAAAACTTCAACAACACATTTGCCAGGTTCTAAATGTAGCAGATGGTAAAGCACTTTTTGAAATGAACTCCTGGCAAAAAGATATTGGTTATGGCATTTCAGGTGTGATGCAAGGTGGCAAATACATTGAAAAAGCTGCTGTTAATTTCTCTAAAGTAAGTGGCTCTTACACCAAACAAATGGCAAGCCTATTAGGTGAAGATGCCAACCATTACACGGCCACCGGAGTTTCTTCCATTCTTCACCCAGTTAATGTTCATGTGCCCATAATTCATATGAATGTTCGCTACTTTGAACTCGACAATGGCATTAGTTGGTTTGGTGGAGGTATTGACCTTACACCACACTATATCATTAAAGAAGATGCGAAATGGTTTCATCAAGAATTAAAACAGGTTTGTGATAACGCTCATCCTGATTTCTACAGCAAATTTAAACCATGGGCTGATGATTATTTCTTCTTAAGTCATAGAAATGAAACACGTGGTGTTGGCGGAATATTTTTCGACAGGATTAAACCAGGAGAAAACCTGAATATAAATGAGTTGCTGACCTTTTGTCTGAATCTGGGCAAGTTATATCCTGAGGTCTATTCTGAGTTAATTAAACGACATGGTGATAAATCAGTTACAGAACAAGAACGAAAATGGCAATTATTACGCAGAGGAAGATATGTAGAGTTTAACCTTGTTCATGACCGTGGAACCAAGTTCGGTTTGGTTTCCGGAGGAAATACGGAAGCCATTCTTCTGAGTATGCCCCCCGATGCTTCATGGGAATATATGCACATGCCCGAAGAAGGCTCAAAAGAAGCAGAAACACAGGCTTTACTAAAAAAAGATATTGACTGGATAAATCAATAA
- a CDS encoding saccharopine dehydrogenase family protein, with the protein MGKVLIIGAGGVGTVVAHKMASLPEVFTEIMLASRTKSKCDAIANKIGNNRVQTAQVDADNVPELVELINSYKPDIVVNVALPYQDLTIMDACLETKTAYLDTANYEPIDEAKFEYKWQWAYQDRYKEAGITAILGCGFDPGVTSIYTAYAAKHHFDEIQFLDIVDCNGGDHGKAFATNFNPEINIREVTQKGKYWENGQWVETEPHEIHKPLKYPNIGDRESYVIYHEELESLVKNYPSIKRARFWMTFGQEYLTHLRVIQNIGMAGIEPIMYEGKEIVPIQFLKAVLPNPGDLGENYTGETSIGCRIKGLKDGQEKTYYVYNNCKHQDAFNETGTQGVSYTTGVPATIGAMMYLQGIWKKPGVFNVEEFDPDPFMEQLNKLGLPWHELHNVDLEL; encoded by the coding sequence ATGGGTAAAGTTCTGATTATTGGCGCTGGCGGTGTAGGAACCGTTGTAGCCCATAAAATGGCATCCTTGCCGGAGGTGTTTACTGAAATAATGTTGGCAAGCCGTACTAAAAGTAAATGCGATGCCATTGCCAATAAAATTGGAAATAACAGGGTACAAACTGCACAGGTTGATGCAGACAATGTACCTGAGTTGGTTGAATTGATCAACTCCTACAAACCTGATATCGTGGTTAACGTGGCTCTTCCCTACCAGGATCTGACCATTATGGATGCCTGTTTGGAAACCAAAACAGCTTATCTCGACACAGCTAACTACGAACCTATCGATGAAGCTAAATTTGAATACAAATGGCAATGGGCGTACCAGGATCGTTATAAAGAGGCTGGTATTACTGCCATTTTGGGATGTGGCTTCGATCCGGGAGTAACAAGTATTTATACAGCTTACGCTGCAAAACATCACTTCGATGAGATTCAGTTTCTGGATATCGTTGACTGTAATGGTGGTGATCATGGTAAAGCATTTGCTACCAACTTTAACCCTGAGATTAATATCAGAGAGGTAACTCAGAAAGGGAAATACTGGGAAAACGGACAGTGGGTTGAAACAGAACCACACGAAATTCATAAGCCATTAAAATATCCAAATATTGGCGATCGTGAATCATATGTTATCTATCACGAAGAATTGGAATCGTTGGTGAAGAATTATCCAAGTATTAAACGTGCCCGTTTCTGGATGACTTTCGGTCAAGAATATCTTACTCACCTTCGAGTTATTCAAAATATTGGAATGGCGGGCATTGAACCTATCATGTACGAAGGAAAAGAGATTGTACCTATCCAGTTCCTGAAAGCTGTTTTGCCTAATCCTGGAGATTTGGGAGAAAATTATACAGGTGAGACATCAATTGGTTGTCGAATTAAAGGTTTGAAAGACGGTCAGGAAAAAACCTATTACGTTTATAATAATTGTAAACATCAGGATGCATTTAATGAAACAGGCACACAAGGTGTGAGTTACACAACTGGAGTTCCTGCTACCATCGGAGCAATGATGTACTTACAAGGAATTTGGAAAAAACCAGGTGTGTTCAACGTTGAGGAATTTGATCCGGATCCATTTATGGAGCAATTAAATAAATTAGGATTACCTTGGCACGAATTACACAATGTTGATCTTGAATTGTAA
- a CDS encoding carbohydrate-binding domain-containing protein: protein MKKILFYILILLAFGAVQYSCDRSSDIESIEEDDDDTASGDSHDEEIDYNWDESDGTLIALEGTSIHVEGTGVTVSGTVATIDSSGYYTVTGTLNDGQLRVNSSDSESVHIQLDGANINCSNNAAIYIEDSEKTVIMLADDTSNSLTDGTSYGSEEEANAALFSKSDLTLYGNGTLIINAQYNDGIASKDGLIISSGNYNITSVDDAIRGKDYLIIKDGVFDLNAGGDGFKSDNEDSGTGYIEIDYCDCNIVADGDGIQAYSNLTISEGYFTITCAGGSSGYLSSDASAKALKAGSTLQINAGTFNINTPDDAIHSDDALTIIGGTATISAGDDGLHADNSIEIEDGYIEITKCYEGVESNSITMNGGTVILHSSDDGFNASDGSGSMAAGNSTLAINGGFTAIYASGDGLDSNGSITMSNGTVLVHGPISSGNGALDYDRTFNITGGILVAAGSSGMAEAPSSSSSQPSVLIKFTSSYSAGTLFNLQTSSGEEIVTFKPSKTFQSIVVSSPNLSVGSTYQAYLNGSHSGTENEGLYTNGTYTSGSQYTSFTASSITTTIGSSSGGGGPGR, encoded by the coding sequence ATGAAAAAGATTTTATTTTATATCTTAATACTGCTTGCATTTGGAGCTGTTCAATATAGCTGCGATCGATCTTCAGATATCGAATCCATTGAAGAAGATGACGATGATACTGCTAGCGGTGATAGTCATGATGAAGAAATTGACTATAATTGGGATGAATCTGACGGCACCCTAATTGCCCTTGAAGGAACATCTATTCATGTGGAAGGTACAGGTGTTACTGTTTCGGGAACAGTCGCAACCATTGATAGCAGTGGTTATTATACAGTTACAGGCACACTAAATGATGGTCAGTTAAGAGTAAATTCTTCCGATAGCGAGAGCGTTCATATTCAACTTGATGGAGCCAATATCAACTGCTCTAACAATGCGGCTATTTATATCGAAGATTCAGAAAAAACAGTAATAATGCTGGCTGATGATACCTCCAACAGTTTAACCGATGGTACATCTTATGGAAGTGAAGAAGAAGCCAATGCTGCTTTGTTTAGCAAATCAGACCTGACATTATACGGTAACGGCACATTAATCATCAACGCACAGTACAACGATGGTATTGCCAGTAAAGATGGACTAATCATCTCAAGTGGTAATTATAACATCACTTCTGTAGACGATGCCATCAGAGGTAAGGATTACCTGATTATTAAGGATGGTGTTTTCGATCTGAATGCCGGAGGCGACGGATTTAAATCAGATAATGAAGATTCAGGTACAGGCTATATCGAAATTGATTATTGCGACTGTAATATTGTTGCCGATGGCGATGGCATTCAGGCTTACAGTAATCTTACCATTTCAGAAGGTTACTTTACCATTACCTGCGCCGGTGGTTCATCTGGTTATTTGAGTTCTGATGCTTCTGCTAAAGCTTTAAAAGCTGGTTCAACCTTACAAATTAATGCAGGCACATTCAATATTAATACTCCTGATGACGCTATTCATTCTGATGATGCACTAACAATTATTGGGGGTACAGCAACCATATCGGCAGGAGATGATGGATTACATGCTGATAATTCAATTGAAATCGAGGATGGATATATAGAAATTACCAAGTGCTATGAGGGTGTTGAAAGTAATAGTATAACCATGAATGGTGGCACTGTAATTCTTCATTCAAGCGATGATGGTTTCAATGCATCTGACGGATCAGGAAGCATGGCTGCAGGCAACTCAACTCTTGCCATTAATGGTGGTTTTACTGCAATTTACGCTTCAGGGGACGGGCTTGATTCAAACGGATCAATAACAATGTCCAACGGAACTGTTCTGGTTCATGGCCCTATCAGTAGTGGCAACGGTGCCTTGGACTATGACCGAACTTTCAATATTACTGGAGGCATTTTGGTAGCAGCTGGAAGTTCAGGCATGGCTGAAGCTCCAAGCTCATCATCATCCCAACCATCAGTACTTATTAAATTCACCTCGAGTTATTCGGCTGGCACGCTGTTTAATCTGCAAACCAGTTCAGGTGAAGAGATTGTAACCTTTAAACCAAGTAAGACTTTTCAGTCAATTGTGGTTTCTTCTCCAAACCTTTCAGTTGGATCCACATATCAGGCCTATTTAAATGGTTCTCATAGCGGAACCGAAAACGAAGGCTTGTATACAAATGGAACCTACACATCAGGAAGTCAATATACAAGTTTTACAGCCTCCAGCATAACAACCACAATTGGTAGTTCAAGCGGAGGTGGTGGCCCAGGACGTTAA
- a CDS encoding DUF5689 domain-containing protein translates to MKLFKSGLYLLLIAFATFSCTEDPSAPETPEGTKLTISQLRALYTGSDISVSDDVYIEGTVTFTPSQGNIPDFVAYVQDETAAITLTESGTNSFTEGSKIKINCQGLTLTEYNGLLQFGSVDYPTMVEVLLPTGAEVTPRTVTIADITDGTYQSELVQISDVQFSNVPGTFSGSQTITDCTNSIAVYTRSASGFASESLPEGNGTLIGIASYYNSAQILLRDPSELAMTGDRCSNGGGSGSGTGTKEDPYDVSYVLSAADDGSITGWVKGYIIGTIPNTSEATLTGPFDVATNMLIAESASETNVANMVSVQLPSGDIRTALNLVDNGSNLGKEVLVLGSLEYYYGFKGVKSLTGYWIDGAGIDPDNRSEDDPTAEADYPAGSFYYENFENAADGMDIFITGMSNYAETGERLWQGKTYNNNKYAQATAYSSSDATNDIWLVTPSISLDGKTNPNFNCDINGGYDNGATLEVYVLTDYDGSSNPWDATATKLDVSLPTVPSSNYATFENSGDIDLSSYSGTIHIAFKYSGSTSQTTTWQVDNINCFEK, encoded by the coding sequence ATGAAACTATTTAAATCTGGTCTTTATCTACTTTTAATTGCTTTTGCAACATTTAGTTGTACTGAAGATCCTTCAGCTCCGGAAACTCCGGAAGGTACAAAACTAACTATCAGTCAGCTTCGGGCTTTATATACCGGTTCTGACATCAGTGTTTCGGATGATGTTTACATCGAAGGTACTGTCACATTTACTCCCAGCCAGGGAAATATTCCTGATTTTGTAGCATATGTACAAGACGAAACTGCTGCAATTACTTTAACTGAATCAGGTACTAATTCATTTACTGAAGGAAGCAAAATTAAAATAAACTGTCAGGGATTAACTTTGACAGAATACAATGGTCTGCTTCAGTTTGGAAGTGTAGATTATCCAACAATGGTAGAGGTTCTGCTTCCTACAGGAGCTGAGGTAACTCCAAGGACTGTTACTATTGCAGACATCACCGATGGAACTTATCAGTCAGAATTGGTTCAAATCAGCGACGTACAATTTTCAAATGTACCAGGAACATTCAGTGGATCTCAAACTATAACTGATTGTACTAACAGCATTGCAGTTTATACAAGAAGCGCATCTGGTTTTGCCAGTGAATCTTTACCAGAAGGTAATGGCACTTTAATCGGGATTGCTTCTTACTACAACAGTGCACAAATATTATTACGCGATCCTTCAGAATTAGCAATGACTGGAGATCGTTGTTCAAATGGAGGTGGCTCTGGCAGTGGCACCGGAACAAAAGAAGATCCTTACGATGTTAGTTATGTATTATCAGCAGCAGATGATGGATCCATTACCGGATGGGTTAAAGGTTATATTATTGGTACTATTCCTAATACCAGTGAAGCTACTCTTACTGGTCCTTTTGACGTGGCAACCAACATGTTGATTGCAGAATCTGCCAGCGAAACTAACGTTGCAAATATGGTTTCAGTTCAATTACCAAGTGGTGATATAAGAACAGCTCTTAACCTGGTTGACAATGGGTCTAATCTTGGTAAAGAAGTATTAGTTTTGGGGTCATTGGAATATTATTATGGATTTAAAGGTGTAAAAAGCTTAACCGGATATTGGATTGATGGAGCTGGAATTGACCCAGATAACCGTTCAGAAGATGATCCTACAGCTGAAGCTGATTATCCTGCAGGTAGTTTCTACTATGAAAACTTCGAAAATGCAGCAGATGGTATGGATATCTTTATTACTGGCATGAGTAACTATGCAGAAACCGGAGAACGTTTATGGCAAGGTAAAACTTATAACAATAACAAATATGCACAAGCCACAGCATATAGTTCAAGTGATGCCACAAATGACATCTGGCTTGTAACTCCTTCAATTAGTTTGGATGGTAAAACCAATCCAAACTTCAACTGCGATATTAACGGAGGTTATGATAACGGTGCTACATTGGAAGTATATGTGTTAACAGATTACGATGGTAGTTCAAATCCTTGGGATGCAACGGCAACTAAACTTGACGTTTCACTACCTACCGTACCATCAAGCAATTATGCGACTTTCGAAAATTCAGGTGACATTGATTTATCATCATATTCAGGAACAATACATATTGCATTTAAATACTCAGGAAGCACAAGCCAAACAACAACATGGCAAGTTGATAACATTAATTGTTTTGAGAAATAA
- a CDS encoding histidine kinase, which yields MTDSPFKLNTKSINWLAAVIIGLFIIFPDVVRNLENDDIIPERMEQFRVPPPGQNPDHISPNDHAFEMPPRDMEFNMQMPGAKHSFAKILIEFIYFFFLALILLYVNNGGALYLNYFPFFTRHRLTIFIILTLIICILAQFLYAGLKGFNSMPGGGPDLGIFNGMVMFKCFFVGIITVIFSQLIQVLFKQQEIRLEMERLRSENLRNRFDALTSQINPHFFFNSLNALSGLVRIKDNNNALKYINELSLIFRYVLKGNWKELVPLQDEMNFLCAYRYLLQIRYGDRLNFDIDVNSDDYNKYRLPYLSLQPLIENVIKHNTISSTHPMTIKINIKNDDTLMVSNPIQSKIETEPGTGIGLSNLSNRYKLLSSRDISTYISNEVFVVELPLTHVNQEHHESTDN from the coding sequence GTGACAGATTCACCTTTTAAACTCAATACTAAATCAATAAACTGGCTGGCAGCTGTTATTATAGGCCTGTTCATCATTTTTCCTGATGTAGTCAGAAACCTTGAAAATGATGATATCATACCTGAACGCATGGAACAATTCAGAGTTCCGCCTCCCGGTCAGAATCCTGATCATATCTCGCCCAATGATCATGCTTTTGAGATGCCTCCCCGAGACATGGAATTCAATATGCAGATGCCAGGAGCCAAACATTCATTCGCAAAAATTTTAATAGAATTCATCTATTTTTTCTTTCTCGCGCTGATTCTACTCTATGTTAACAATGGTGGTGCATTGTATTTAAATTACTTTCCTTTTTTTACGCGTCATCGATTGACAATCTTCATAATATTAACGTTGATTATATGCATATTGGCTCAGTTTCTTTATGCTGGACTAAAAGGGTTTAACAGCATGCCCGGAGGTGGACCAGATCTTGGAATATTCAATGGCATGGTGATGTTTAAATGCTTTTTCGTAGGAATCATCACAGTTATTTTCAGTCAATTAATACAGGTATTATTCAAACAACAGGAAATCAGACTGGAAATGGAACGCTTACGTTCTGAAAATCTGCGTAACCGTTTTGATGCATTAACATCACAAATTAATCCGCATTTCTTTTTTAATTCTCTTAATGCTTTATCTGGCCTTGTTAGGATTAAAGACAATAATAATGCACTTAAATACATCAATGAATTATCACTCATCTTTAGATATGTATTAAAGGGTAACTGGAAAGAATTGGTTCCTCTTCAGGATGAAATGAACTTTTTATGTGCATATCGGTACCTACTTCAAATCAGGTATGGCGATCGACTAAATTTTGATATTGATGTAAATAGTGACGACTACAACAAATACCGTCTGCCCTACCTTTCGCTTCAACCTTTGATTGAAAATGTTATTAAACATAACACGATTAGCAGTACTCATCCGATGACAATCAAAATAAATATAAAAAACGATGATACACTGATGGTTTCCAATCCAATTCAAAGTAAAATTGAAACCGAACCCGGCACCGGCATTGGATTAAGCAACCTTAGCAATAGATATAAATTACTTTCTTCAAGGGATATAAGTACATATATTTCAAATGAGGTATTTGTTGTAGAATTACCTTTAACACACGTGAATCAAGAACATCATGAAAGCACTGATAATTGA